GTCGGTCTTGATTTCGGTCAAGGCATTATTGATTAATTCGTGATGAGTTGTTTTAATGTTATAAGCCATGTTATGCCCTCGCGAACGCCTTGCTGGCAGCTTCTTCGTCGCTCATGATGCGGTTCTTGCGGAAGTAAGCGTCCATGTCGTTTGTGTCGATGAAGATCTTGCGGCCGAACTTGCTGTGAGCGATTTCGCCGGTCCTGACGAGTTCGCTGAGTTTTCCCTTCTTGAGATTGTACTTTTTGGCGGTTGCTACCAGGTCAAGGAAACAAGGTTCGGTCTTGGTCCTGTCTGCGGTAATAGCTGCCATAATCCTCTTTTCGAAGGCGGCTAGGTCAGCCTTGGTTACGATGTCTTCAATCTGCATTGTTTTCCTCCAGGCTTACCAGAAATG
This sequence is a window from Fibrobacter sp.. Protein-coding genes within it:
- a CDS encoding helix-turn-helix domain-containing protein — protein: MQIEDIVTKADLAAFEKRIMAAITADRTKTEPCFLDLVATAKKYNLKKGKLSELVRTGEIAHSKFGRKIFIDTNDMDAYFRKNRIMSDEEAASKAFARA